In Maniola jurtina chromosome 2, ilManJurt1.1, whole genome shotgun sequence, the following proteins share a genomic window:
- the LOC123871742 gene encoding glycosaminoglycan xylosylkinase homolog isoform X3 — protein MLVFLMISTITSQHWNSEESLFPHTNGAPGKILHAIQTSQIALVDNAPKGTQLKLLLLLEGKQKIYFKPKRYNLNHVINGNIYGGFDRHNSEVFAYYLAMVLNFKWIPPSVIRRIHIHKDIVPVATAGLKRTMVKNDSGSLCIYGKCFYCKINETVCPDSNGEIEGAAILYLDRQFKIHKSPWRRSYSTRKMEWETDNDFCKKVKGILSAKRLLNLIDVAIFDFLIQNGDRHRYEVYKDQIVLLDNGKGLGNAMVDELDILAPLYQCCILTASTWQNLEMISGGILTDTIKKLGALRGHTLATEEHFKAVERRLLKVYATVQYCIGKHGRSKVLKNGFL, from the exons ATGttagtatttttaatgattAGTACAATTACCAGCCAACAT TGGAATAGTGAAGAGTCCCTATTTCCACACACAAATGGAGCTCCGGGTAAAATACTACATGCCATACAAACCTCACAGATAGCATTGGTAGACAATGCTCCTAAAGGAACACAATTGAAACTGTTACTTTTACTTGAA GGTAAACAGAAGATATATTTCAAGCCTAAACGTTACAACTTGAACCATGTAATCAATGGGAACATCTATGGAGGCTTTGATCGTCACAACTCTGAAGTGTTTGCCTATTACTTAGCAATGGTTCTAAACTTCAAATGGATCCCACCTTCTGTTATACGCCGCATACATATTCACAAGGATATAGTGCCTGTTGCTACTGCAGGCTTAAAGAGGACTATGGTAAAAAATG ACAGTGGATCATTGTGTATTTACGGAAAATGTTTTTACTGTAAAATAAATGAGACAGTATGCCCTGACAGTAACGGTGAAATTGAAGGAGCTGCAATCCTCTATCTGGACAGACAATTCAAGATTCATAAGTCACCATGGAGGAGATCCTATAGTACCAGGAAAATGGAATGGGAAACTGATAATGATttttgtaa aaaAGTGAAAGGAATATTAAGTGCAAAAAGGCTACTCAATTTGATTGATGTTGCGATTTTCGATTTCCTCATACAAAATGGTGACAGACATCGCTACGAAGTGTACAAAGATCAGATTGTTTTGCTGGACAACGGCAAAGGCTTGGGGAATGCAATGGTGGATGAATTGGATATTTTAGCGCCGCTCTACCAATGTTGTAT ATTAACAGCATCAACATGGCAAAACCTAGAAATGATATCTGGTGGTATTTTAACAGATACAATTAAAAAGTTAGGAGCACTGCGAGGCCACACCTTGGCCACAGAGGAACATTTTAAGGCTGTGGAACGCAGGCTACTCAAAGTGTATGCCACTGTACAGTACTGTATTGGTAAACACGGAAGGTCGAAAGTGCTTAAAAATggatttttgtaa
- the LOC123870090 gene encoding gamma-glutamylcyclotransferase-like codes for MLRHEIYKPDTFLYYSYGSNMFSFRIHMNNPSAEFVSIARLDNYRLDFIRYSKFWGGPTATLVPTANAHVWGVIWRLGIEHMAKLDEQEGIDRKIYYPKHVQVLTSYMGTYKCRVYINKVNPLPRCDNDKIPAERWPSWTYKEVIILGAMEHELPQYYIQDLEKIKQNGDKGCFKMYTLLLKYVNEEPCVCDIPKKKEKPQIWISEALREKIKNNKITGQYQ; via the exons atgTTAAGACACGAAATATACAAGCCAgatacatttttatattattcttatgGTAGCAATATGTTTTCATTTAGAATTCACATGAATAATCCAAGTGCGGAATTTGTCTCCATAGCGCGATTGGAT AATTACAGATTGGATTTCATAAGATATTCGAAGTTTTGGGGAGGACCAACTGCAACACTGGTGCCCACTGCCAATGCCCACGTCTGGGGCGTCATATGGAGGCTGGGCATTGAACATATGGCTAAGCTTGATGA ACAAGAAGGAATAGATAGAAAAATTTACTATCCAAAACATGTTCAAGTCTTAACATCTTACATGGGCACTTATAAATGTCGCGTGTATATAAATAAGGTGAATCCGTTACCGCGATGCGACAACGACAAAATACCAGCAGAAAGATGGCCGTCATGGACTTACAAGGAAGTAATAATACTTGGTGCTATGGAGCACGAGCTGCCCCAATATTATATCCAAGACTTGGAAAAAATTAAACAGAATGGTGACAAAGGGTGTTTCAAGATGTATACCCTCTTGTTGAAATATGTTAACGAAGAGCCTTGCGTTTGTGATATACCGAAGAAAAAGGAGAAGCCTCAAATTTGGATTTCAGAGGCTTTaagggaaaaaataaaaaacaataaaataaccgGACAGTACCAGTAA
- the LOC123871742 gene encoding glycosaminoglycan xylosylkinase homolog isoform X2 — protein MSMNYAFGFSLFLLVLVGLNIYFFYTLNTIGTRSPKFNVPSIKLEFTSSVFKDIYDYLNYLPSNYKSKNPKFLPIQNSLLISFNSSHHNINTQDVWSETESWNSEESLFPHTNGAPGKILHAIQTSQIALVDNAPKGTQLKLLLLLEGKQKIYFKPKRYNLNHVINGNIYGGFDRHNSEVFAYYLAMVLNFKWIPPSVIRRIHIHKDIVPVATAGLKRTMVKNDSGSLCIYGKCFYCKINETVCPDSNGEIEGAAILYLDRQFKIHKSPWRRSYSTRKMEWETDNDFCKKVKGILSAKRLLNLIDVAIFDFLIQNGDRHRYEVYKDQIVLLDNGKGLGNAMVDELDILAPLYQCY, from the exons ATGTCGATGAATTATGCTTTTGGATTTTCATTATTCCTTCTCGTTCTCGTCGGCCTGAATATCTACTTTTTCTATACTCTTAACACAATTGGAACAAGGTCTCCAAAGTTTAATGTACCAAGTATTAAGTTAGAATTTACCTCCAGTGTGTTTAAAGATATTTACGATTACCTAAACTATTTGCCAAGCAACTATAAAAGtaaaaatccaaaatttttaccAATACAGAACAGTTTATTAATTTCGTTTAACTCTagtcatcataatattaatactcAAGATGTGTGGAGCGAAACAGAAAGT TGGAATAGTGAAGAGTCCCTATTTCCACACACAAATGGAGCTCCGGGTAAAATACTACATGCCATACAAACCTCACAGATAGCATTGGTAGACAATGCTCCTAAAGGAACACAATTGAAACTGTTACTTTTACTTGAA GGTAAACAGAAGATATATTTCAAGCCTAAACGTTACAACTTGAACCATGTAATCAATGGGAACATCTATGGAGGCTTTGATCGTCACAACTCTGAAGTGTTTGCCTATTACTTAGCAATGGTTCTAAACTTCAAATGGATCCCACCTTCTGTTATACGCCGCATACATATTCACAAGGATATAGTGCCTGTTGCTACTGCAGGCTTAAAGAGGACTATGGTAAAAAATG ACAGTGGATCATTGTGTATTTACGGAAAATGTTTTTACTGTAAAATAAATGAGACAGTATGCCCTGACAGTAACGGTGAAATTGAAGGAGCTGCAATCCTCTATCTGGACAGACAATTCAAGATTCATAAGTCACCATGGAGGAGATCCTATAGTACCAGGAAAATGGAATGGGAAACTGATAATGATttttgtaa aaaAGTGAAAGGAATATTAAGTGCAAAAAGGCTACTCAATTTGATTGATGTTGCGATTTTCGATTTCCTCATACAAAATGGTGACAGACATCGCTACGAAGTGTACAAAGATCAGATTGTTTTGCTGGACAACGGCAAAGGCTTGGGGAATGCAATGGTGGATGAATTGGATATTTTAGCGCCGCTCTACCAATGTT ATTAA
- the LOC123871768 gene encoding gamma-glutamylcyclotransferase-like has product MAKQFKDTFLYFAYGSNLLKKRIRINNPTAEFIGIGRLDGHQLDFMKYSDHWRGTSATIVPTQNAQIHVWGAVWRLHNSDMPALDRQEGVDTNWYFAKSVEVLTPEGETIECRTYQQTVNPPLRDADEELPLERRPSSTYLDCIVNGAIECSLPKEYIIQLKKIPHNGQEASPKMIEKLNK; this is encoded by the exons ATGGCAAAGCAATTTAAAGACACATTTCTTTACTTTGCATACGGCAGCAACCTGCTGAAGAAGCGAATACGTATAAACAACCCGACTGCAGAGTTCATTGGAATTGGCAGACTTGAT GGCCATCAACTAGATTTCATGAAGTATTCAGACCATTGGAGAGGGACTTCGGCTACAATAGTACCAACTCAAAATGCTCAGATACATGTGTGGGGTGCTGTCTGGAGACTTCACAATAGTGATATGCCAGCCTTAGACAG aCAAGAAGGTGTGGACACTAACTGGTATTTTGCTAAATCTGTTGAGGTGTTGACTCCTGAGGGTGAAACAATAGAATGTCGCACATATCAACAAACTGTGAACCCACCCCTAAGAGATGCTGATGAAGAATTACCATTGGAAAGGAGACCATCTAGTACTTACTTAGATTGTATAGTAAATGGAGCTATTGAATGTAGCTTGCCAAAAgaatacattatacaattaaAGAAAATACCTCACAATGGGCAGGAAGCATCACCTAAAATGATTGAAAAGTTAAACAAGTAA
- the LOC123871742 gene encoding glycosaminoglycan xylosylkinase homolog isoform X1 encodes MSMNYAFGFSLFLLVLVGLNIYFFYTLNTIGTRSPKFNVPSIKLEFTSSVFKDIYDYLNYLPSNYKSKNPKFLPIQNSLLISFNSSHHNINTQDVWSETESWNSEESLFPHTNGAPGKILHAIQTSQIALVDNAPKGTQLKLLLLLEGKQKIYFKPKRYNLNHVINGNIYGGFDRHNSEVFAYYLAMVLNFKWIPPSVIRRIHIHKDIVPVATAGLKRTMVKNDSGSLCIYGKCFYCKINETVCPDSNGEIEGAAILYLDRQFKIHKSPWRRSYSTRKMEWETDNDFCKKVKGILSAKRLLNLIDVAIFDFLIQNGDRHRYEVYKDQIVLLDNGKGLGNAMVDELDILAPLYQCCILTASTWQNLEMISGGILTDTIKKLGALRGHTLATEEHFKAVERRLLKVYATVQYCIGKHGRSKVLKNGFL; translated from the exons ATGTCGATGAATTATGCTTTTGGATTTTCATTATTCCTTCTCGTTCTCGTCGGCCTGAATATCTACTTTTTCTATACTCTTAACACAATTGGAACAAGGTCTCCAAAGTTTAATGTACCAAGTATTAAGTTAGAATTTACCTCCAGTGTGTTTAAAGATATTTACGATTACCTAAACTATTTGCCAAGCAACTATAAAAGtaaaaatccaaaatttttaccAATACAGAACAGTTTATTAATTTCGTTTAACTCTagtcatcataatattaatactcAAGATGTGTGGAGCGAAACAGAAAGT TGGAATAGTGAAGAGTCCCTATTTCCACACACAAATGGAGCTCCGGGTAAAATACTACATGCCATACAAACCTCACAGATAGCATTGGTAGACAATGCTCCTAAAGGAACACAATTGAAACTGTTACTTTTACTTGAA GGTAAACAGAAGATATATTTCAAGCCTAAACGTTACAACTTGAACCATGTAATCAATGGGAACATCTATGGAGGCTTTGATCGTCACAACTCTGAAGTGTTTGCCTATTACTTAGCAATGGTTCTAAACTTCAAATGGATCCCACCTTCTGTTATACGCCGCATACATATTCACAAGGATATAGTGCCTGTTGCTACTGCAGGCTTAAAGAGGACTATGGTAAAAAATG ACAGTGGATCATTGTGTATTTACGGAAAATGTTTTTACTGTAAAATAAATGAGACAGTATGCCCTGACAGTAACGGTGAAATTGAAGGAGCTGCAATCCTCTATCTGGACAGACAATTCAAGATTCATAAGTCACCATGGAGGAGATCCTATAGTACCAGGAAAATGGAATGGGAAACTGATAATGATttttgtaa aaaAGTGAAAGGAATATTAAGTGCAAAAAGGCTACTCAATTTGATTGATGTTGCGATTTTCGATTTCCTCATACAAAATGGTGACAGACATCGCTACGAAGTGTACAAAGATCAGATTGTTTTGCTGGACAACGGCAAAGGCTTGGGGAATGCAATGGTGGATGAATTGGATATTTTAGCGCCGCTCTACCAATGTTGTAT ATTAACAGCATCAACATGGCAAAACCTAGAAATGATATCTGGTGGTATTTTAACAGATACAATTAAAAAGTTAGGAGCACTGCGAGGCCACACCTTGGCCACAGAGGAACATTTTAAGGCTGTGGAACGCAGGCTACTCAAAGTGTATGCCACTGTACAGTACTGTATTGGTAAACACGGAAGGTCGAAAGTGCTTAAAAATggatttttgtaa
- the LOC123871742 gene encoding glycosaminoglycan xylosylkinase homolog isoform X4, whose protein sequence is MDTGFHFQNYTVQWNSEESLFPHTNGAPGKILHAIQTSQIALVDNAPKGTQLKLLLLLEGKQKIYFKPKRYNLNHVINGNIYGGFDRHNSEVFAYYLAMVLNFKWIPPSVIRRIHIHKDIVPVATAGLKRTMVKNDSGSLCIYGKCFYCKINETVCPDSNGEIEGAAILYLDRQFKIHKSPWRRSYSTRKMEWETDNDFCKKVKGILSAKRLLNLIDVAIFDFLIQNGDRHRYEVYKDQIVLLDNGKGLGNAMVDELDILAPLYQCCILTASTWQNLEMISGGILTDTIKKLGALRGHTLATEEHFKAVERRLLKVYATVQYCIGKHGRSKVLKNGFL, encoded by the exons ATGGATACTggatttcattttcaaaattacacAGTGcaa TGGAATAGTGAAGAGTCCCTATTTCCACACACAAATGGAGCTCCGGGTAAAATACTACATGCCATACAAACCTCACAGATAGCATTGGTAGACAATGCTCCTAAAGGAACACAATTGAAACTGTTACTTTTACTTGAA GGTAAACAGAAGATATATTTCAAGCCTAAACGTTACAACTTGAACCATGTAATCAATGGGAACATCTATGGAGGCTTTGATCGTCACAACTCTGAAGTGTTTGCCTATTACTTAGCAATGGTTCTAAACTTCAAATGGATCCCACCTTCTGTTATACGCCGCATACATATTCACAAGGATATAGTGCCTGTTGCTACTGCAGGCTTAAAGAGGACTATGGTAAAAAATG ACAGTGGATCATTGTGTATTTACGGAAAATGTTTTTACTGTAAAATAAATGAGACAGTATGCCCTGACAGTAACGGTGAAATTGAAGGAGCTGCAATCCTCTATCTGGACAGACAATTCAAGATTCATAAGTCACCATGGAGGAGATCCTATAGTACCAGGAAAATGGAATGGGAAACTGATAATGATttttgtaa aaaAGTGAAAGGAATATTAAGTGCAAAAAGGCTACTCAATTTGATTGATGTTGCGATTTTCGATTTCCTCATACAAAATGGTGACAGACATCGCTACGAAGTGTACAAAGATCAGATTGTTTTGCTGGACAACGGCAAAGGCTTGGGGAATGCAATGGTGGATGAATTGGATATTTTAGCGCCGCTCTACCAATGTTGTAT ATTAACAGCATCAACATGGCAAAACCTAGAAATGATATCTGGTGGTATTTTAACAGATACAATTAAAAAGTTAGGAGCACTGCGAGGCCACACCTTGGCCACAGAGGAACATTTTAAGGCTGTGGAACGCAGGCTACTCAAAGTGTATGCCACTGTACAGTACTGTATTGGTAAACACGGAAGGTCGAAAGTGCTTAAAAATggatttttgtaa